Proteins co-encoded in one uncultured Draconibacterium sp. genomic window:
- a CDS encoding L-threonylcarbamoyladenylate synthase: protein MSSISNDIRLAAKLIGNGELVAFPTETVYGLGADAFNAEAVAKIFATKERPTFNPLIVHIRDISELEKLFVEIDDALLKLAEHFWPGPLTIVAKKQKSVPDIVSAGLDTVAVRMPANQTARELLKLSGKSIAAPSANRFGMLSPTTPEHVQKQLPELKCILNGELPKVGIESTVIELCQGEFKILRPGFITEQDLLKVIPQSKTTEANSPIKSPGLLKSHYSPRKPMYLLGKEPDYTADKKMGFMAFSEVHEPEKYHQIERLSSNGDLSEAAANFFEALHRLEDSDVDVIIAEPVPETGIGIAIMDRLKKAVYQYSDT, encoded by the coding sequence ATGAGTTCGATTAGCAACGATATAAGATTAGCGGCCAAGCTAATCGGGAATGGTGAGTTGGTGGCTTTTCCTACCGAAACGGTATATGGTTTAGGTGCAGATGCATTTAATGCAGAGGCGGTTGCAAAAATATTTGCAACAAAAGAACGACCAACATTTAATCCGCTAATTGTACATATTCGTGATATTTCAGAACTGGAAAAACTTTTTGTTGAGATCGATGATGCGCTTTTAAAACTGGCCGAACACTTTTGGCCGGGTCCTTTAACCATTGTTGCAAAAAAACAAAAATCGGTACCCGATATCGTTTCAGCCGGATTGGATACAGTGGCTGTTCGTATGCCCGCCAACCAAACAGCCCGCGAACTGTTAAAACTTTCCGGAAAATCGATTGCAGCACCCAGTGCCAACCGGTTTGGAATGTTAAGCCCAACTACGCCAGAGCACGTTCAGAAACAACTTCCTGAGCTAAAATGTATACTCAACGGCGAACTTCCTAAAGTTGGTATCGAGTCTACAGTTATCGAACTGTGCCAGGGAGAATTTAAAATACTGCGACCCGGATTTATTACGGAGCAGGATTTGTTGAAAGTGATTCCGCAAAGTAAAACTACGGAGGCCAATTCGCCGATCAAATCGCCGGGATTGCTAAAATCACATTACAGTCCCCGCAAACCCATGTATCTTTTAGGCAAAGAACCCGATTATACAGCAGACAAGAAAATGGGTTTCATGGCTTTTTCCGAAGTACACGAACCGGAAAAGTATCACCAAATCGAGCGTTTATCATCAAACGGCGACTTAAGCGAAGCGGCAGCAAATTTCTTTGAAGCGTTGCATCGTCTCGAAGATTCGGATGTTGACGTGATAATTGCAGAACCTGTACCTGAAACAGGTATCGGCATTGCCATTATGGATCGATTAAAAAAGGCGGTTTATCAGTACAGTGATACATAA
- a CDS encoding AIR carboxylase family protein, whose amino-acid sequence MSKVVIIMGSKADLDWANKIVHALNGFNIDSECFIASAHKVPLECYNIIKEQEKHNPVFITIAGMSNALSGFSDAQTNCPVIACPPVGESFAGADIYSSLRMPSGVAPMVILSPKNAALAAAKIIGLNNAEVRTEVSKFQEAQRQKLIEDNCSIRSN is encoded by the coding sequence ATGAGCAAAGTAGTTATAATAATGGGCTCTAAAGCCGATCTGGACTGGGCTAACAAAATTGTTCATGCGCTAAATGGTTTTAACATCGATTCTGAATGTTTCATTGCTTCGGCCCATAAAGTTCCGCTGGAGTGTTATAACATTATTAAAGAGCAGGAAAAGCACAACCCGGTATTTATTACCATTGCAGGAATGAGCAACGCACTAAGCGGATTTTCCGATGCACAAACCAATTGTCCGGTTATTGCATGTCCTCCTGTAGGCGAATCGTTTGCCGGTGCCGATATTTATTCGAGCCTGCGAATGCCATCGGGAGTTGCTCCAATGGTAATTCTCAGTCCAAAAAACGCAGCGCTGGCAGCAGCCAAAATTATTGGATTAAACAACGCTGAAGTGCGCACCGAGGTATCAAAATTTCAGGAGGCACAACGGCAAAAATTAATTGAAGACAACTGTTCAATAAGAAGTAATTAG
- a CDS encoding CocE/NonD family hydrolase, producing MKRFYWFFLLISLILISANLKAENADSLYVATHYNESEYFIEMRDGVKLFTVVYTPKDESITYPILMTRTCYNVDGTRNNKLRSPSDYLIRGGYILVYQDVRGRYMSGGTFDNMRPNIPGNDVKNKKDIDESSDTYDTIDWLIKNIKGNNGRVGIYGISYPGHYSAAALLDAHPALKAASPQAPIADFFFDDFHHHGAFLQSYMAAFPVFGYQKESLTNKGWYGDKMMRLYKDQPVNGYEFNLALGPLKNITKKYHYDNFFWNQVVEHPNYDEFWQKRSILPHLKDIKPAVMLVGGWYDAEDLFGPINIYKTIQHNDPDATNTIVMGPWTHGGWAREQGKHTVNDIYYGDSISTFFQREMEKPFFDYYLKEEGKMTLPEAYMFDTGLKEWEKYDEWPPKNVAPITFSFGEKGKLLMNDKIDENVEFSYISDPDKPVPYRSVVEGLTFTPRYFMTDDQRHASYRPDVLTFKTDVLEKDITIAGEILAQLVVSMTGTDADFVVKLIDVYPDDHPNYEHNPKNIVMGGYQQLVRHEVFRGRFRDSYSHPLPFEPGVPTNVTVPLQDVLHTFKKGHRIMIQIHSTWFPYIDRNPQKYVDNIYRADEEDFIKSEITIHGMSNVKAGGDLPTIELIERVD from the coding sequence ATGAAGCGTTTCTATTGGTTCTTTCTGCTAATTTCTCTGATTTTAATAAGTGCAAATCTTAAGGCTGAAAATGCTGATTCCCTTTATGTTGCCACACATTATAACGAATCGGAATACTTTATTGAAATGCGAGACGGGGTGAAGTTATTTACGGTTGTTTACACACCGAAAGATGAATCGATAACTTACCCAATATTAATGACACGTACTTGTTACAACGTAGACGGGACGCGCAATAATAAACTCAGGTCTCCTTCTGATTACCTGATTCGTGGAGGATACATTTTGGTTTACCAGGATGTTCGCGGCCGTTACATGTCGGGCGGAACTTTCGATAATATGCGCCCCAATATTCCGGGAAACGATGTGAAAAATAAAAAGGATATTGATGAAAGTTCTGATACTTACGATACTATCGACTGGCTGATCAAGAACATTAAAGGCAACAACGGTAGGGTTGGGATTTACGGTATTTCGTACCCCGGGCATTATAGTGCTGCGGCATTGCTTGATGCACATCCGGCCTTAAAAGCAGCTTCGCCACAAGCCCCAATTGCCGATTTCTTTTTCGACGATTTTCACCACCACGGGGCATTTTTGCAATCGTATATGGCGGCGTTTCCGGTGTTTGGCTACCAGAAAGAATCGTTGACTAACAAGGGCTGGTATGGCGATAAAATGATGCGTTTGTACAAGGATCAACCTGTAAATGGTTATGAGTTTAACCTGGCTTTAGGGCCGTTGAAGAATATTACTAAAAAGTATCATTACGATAACTTTTTCTGGAACCAGGTAGTTGAACATCCCAATTATGATGAGTTCTGGCAAAAGCGTTCCATTCTTCCGCATTTAAAAGATATAAAACCGGCCGTGATGTTGGTAGGAGGTTGGTACGATGCTGAAGATTTATTCGGTCCGATAAATATTTACAAAACCATCCAGCATAACGATCCTGATGCAACAAATACAATTGTAATGGGGCCGTGGACACACGGTGGTTGGGCTCGCGAGCAAGGAAAACATACAGTAAACGACATTTATTATGGCGACAGTATTTCAACCTTTTTTCAGCGCGAAATGGAAAAACCGTTCTTCGATTACTACCTGAAAGAAGAGGGGAAAATGACTTTGCCGGAAGCCTATATGTTCGACACCGGATTAAAAGAGTGGGAAAAATACGACGAATGGCCACCAAAAAATGTGGCTCCAATTACTTTTTCGTTTGGTGAGAAAGGCAAATTGCTAATGAACGATAAGATAGATGAAAATGTTGAATTTAGCTATATCAGCGATCCGGACAAACCGGTTCCATATCGTTCGGTTGTAGAGGGCTTGACTTTTACTCCCCGTTACTTTATGACCGACGATCAGCGACATGCCTCGTACCGACCGGATGTGTTGACTTTTAAAACGGATGTTCTGGAAAAAGATATAACCATTGCCGGCGAAATTCTGGCGCAACTTGTGGTTTCAATGACTGGAACTGATGCCGATTTTGTTGTAAAACTGATTGATGTTTATCCTGACGATCATCCAAATTACGAGCATAATCCTAAAAATATTGTGATGGGGGGATACCAGCAGTTGGTGCGTCACGAAGTGTTCCGTGGCCGTTTCCGCGATAGTTATTCCCATCCCTTACCTTTTGAACCGGGAGTACCAACCAATGTTACAGTTCCGCTCCAGGATGTGTTGCATACCTTTAAAAAGGGTCATCGTATAATGATTCAGATTCACAGCACCTGGTTTCCTTATATCGACCGTAATCCTCAAAAATATGTCGACAATATTTACAGAGCTGATGAGGAAGATTTTATCAAGTCGGAAATTACCATTCACGGGATGTCGAATGTAAAAGCCGGTGGTGACTTGCCAACTATTGAGTTGATTGAAAGGGTGGACTAA